In Camelina sativa cultivar DH55 chromosome 16, Cs, whole genome shotgun sequence, a single window of DNA contains:
- the LOC109129656 gene encoding defensin-like protein 44, translated as MSITKISMTLLLLIVLAASLSNYNVFASEIKLTGRIDDMCKTTCSATYVNGKCGADCRKAGFSSGQCATSGPFVNKCCCTK; from the exons ATGAGCATCACAAAGATTTCAATGACCCTTTTACTCTTGATAGTATTGGCAGCTTCTTTGTCGAATTACAATGTCTTTGCTTCag AGATCAAACTTACAGGGAGAATCGATGATATGTGCAAGACTACTTGTTCGGCAACGTACGTGAATGGTAAATGTGGGGCAGACTGTAGGAAGGCTGGATTCTCATCCGGACAATGTGCTACTTCTGGTCCTTTCGTAAACAAATGTTGTTGCACGAAATGA
- the LOC104750436 gene encoding cytochrome P450 81D11-like: MVEEETQTLVFTIIILILTLTILLIKKLKPRQNLPPSPPFSLPFIGHLRLLKPPLHRVFFSVSQSLNDSPIFSLRLGNKLVFVVSSHTIAEECFTKNDIILANRPSSIASKHLSYGSSTMVSAPYSEHWRNLRRIGAVEIFSNHRLNSFTSIRRDEIRRLIVCLSRNSSLDFAKVEMTSILSDLTFNNITRMVAGNCYYGDGLEDDPEAKHVRQLIAEAVSFCGAGNVADYLPVLRYITNFETRIKKIGGRLDEFFQGLADEKRAAKEKENTMIDHLLSLQETQPEYYTDHTIKGIIISLILAGTDTSAVTLEWALSSLLNHPDVLKKVRDEIDNNVGFNKLIEESDITNLSYLQNIVSETLRLYPAAPLLVPHVASEDCKVAGYDMPSGTRLLVNVWAIQRDPQLWDDPTSFKPERFEKEGESHKLMAFGLGRRACPGYLLAQRLVSLTLGCLIQ, from the exons ATGgtggaagaagaaactcaaaccCTAGTTTTCACAATCATCATCCTAATCCTCACTCTAACAATACTCCTCATCAAGAAACTCAAACCAAGACAAAACCTTCCTCCGTCTCCACCGTTCTCACTTCCATTCATCGGCCACCTCCGCCTCCTCAAACCACCGCTCCACCGCGTTTTCTTCTCCGTCTCTCAATCACTTAACGATTCTCCGATCTTCTCCCTCCGCCTTGGAAACAAACTAGTTTTCGTCGTTTCTTCGCACACGATCGCCGAAGAATGCTTTACCAAGAACGACATCATCCTCGCGAACCGCCCGAGCTCGATTGCTTCGAAACACCTATCGTACGGCAGCTCAACCATGGTCTCAGCTCCGTATAGTGAACATTGGAGAAATCTCCGACGTATCGGTGCCGTGGAGATTTTTTCGAATCACCGTCTTAATAGCTTTACCTCTATCCGACGTGACGAGATCCGGCGTCTTATAGTTTGTCTCTCACGTAACTCTTCACTT GATTTTGCAAAGGTTGAGATGACTTCAATATTATCAGACCTAACATTTAACAACATCACTAGAATGGTGGCTGGAAATTGTTACTACGGAGACGGTTTAGAGGATGATCCAGAGGCTAAACACGTCCGCCAACTTATCGCAGAGGCTGTAAGTTTTTGTGGTGCTGGAAACGTTGCTGACTATTTACCGGTCTTGAGATATATCACAAATTTTGAGACAcggataaaaaaaattggtggtAGGCTTGATGAGTTCTTTCAAGGACTAGCCGATGAGAAACGAGCAGCAAAGGAGAAGGAGAACACTATGATCGATCACTTGCTTTCTCTGCAAGAAACTCAACCTGAATACTACACGGACCACACCATTAAAGGAATTATAATC TCTCTTATACTGGCGGGGACTGATACTTCAGCGGTAACATTGGAATGGGCATTGTCAAGCCTATTGAATCATCCAGATGTACTAAAAAAGGTGAGAGATGAAATCGACAATAATGTTGGTTTCAACAAGCTTATAGAAGAATCAGACATCACCAATCTTTCTTATCTTCAAAATATTGTCTCTGAAACGTTGCGGTTGTACCCCGCGGCGCCATTGTTGGTCCCTCATGTCGCATCAGAAGACTGTAAAGTGGCAGGGTATGATATGCCGAGTGGCACGAGGTTATTGGTGAATGTATGGGCGATACAAAGAGATCCTCAGCTATGGGATGACCCCACGAGTTTCAAGCCCGAGAGGTtcgagaaagaaggagagagcCATAAACTAATGGCGTTCGGGTTAGGAAGGAGGGCGTGTCCTGGGTATCTATTAGCTCAACGACTAGTAAGTTTAACTCTTGGGTGTCTGATTCAATGA